Genomic window (Xylanimonas protaetiae):
ATGCGATCTCCGGCAGGCCGGACGTGTCCGCGTGCATGCGCGCGTGGAACTCGGTGTGCGTGAGCCCCGGCGCGACGACGGTCGCGGTGACGCCCGTGCCCTTGAGCTCGGCGGCGAGACCCTCGGTGAACGTCCGCACCCACGCCTTGTGCGCGGAGTACGTGCCGGTGGCCGTGAGCGCGGCGACCGAGCCGACGTTGAGGATCGCACCCCGGCCGCGGTGCTTCATCTGGCCGGCGGCCGCGTGGCTGAGGACCAGCACGGCACGCACCATGACGTCGAGGGCCCGGAGCTCGGAGTCGAGGTCGTCCTTGGTGAACCTGTGCCGCATGCCGAACCCGGCGTTGTTGACCAGCAGCCCGACGGGGCGGCGGGTCTCGCCGTCCTCCTCGCCCGTGACGCGCAGCCGCTCGGCGACGCGCGCGACGTCGTCGGGCACGGACAGGTCCGCGCGGACCACCTCGACGTCGACGCCGGCGGCGGCGCGCAGCTGCCCGGCGACCTCCTCCAGGCGGGCCTCGTCGCGCGCGACGAGCACGAGGTGGTGACGCGCCGTGGCGAGCTGCCAGGCGAACTCCAGACCGAGACCGGCGGTGGCGCCGGTGACGAGCGCGGTACCCATGGGGCCACCCTACGCAGGCGGCGGGCTACCTCGCCGACGCGAGGACCGGCGTCGCCGCCTGGAGGGCGCGCGTGTACGCGTGCCGCGGCGCGGACCACACCCGTTCGGTCGGGCCCTGCTCCACGATCTCGCCGGAGCGCATGACGGCGACGCGGTCGCACAGGTGGCGCACGACGGCGAGGTCGTGGGAGACGAGCACCAGCGTCAGGTCGCGCTCGTCGGCGAGCCGCGCCAGGAGGTCGAGCACCTGCGCGCGCACCGACACGTCGAGCGCGCTGACAGGCTCGTCCGCGACGAGCACCCGGGGGCGGCAGACGAGCGCGCGGGCGATCGAGACGCGCTGCCGCTGGCCGCCGCTGAACTGGTGCGGGTAGCGGGTCGCGGCGTCGTCGGGCAGGCCGACGGCCGCGAGGATCTCGCGGACCAGGCCCGCGCGGCCCGCGCGCGTGGCTGCCTCGGGGAGGTCGCGGCGGTTGGCCGGGTTGAGGAGCGGTTCCGCGACGATGTCGGCGACGGCCATGCGCGGGTCGAGCGAGCCCCTCGGGTCCTGGAACACCATCTGGAGGTCGCTGCGCACGCGCGCGACGTCGCGGGCGCTCGCCACTCCCGCGGGGCCGGCGAGCGTGACGCCCGCGACCTCGACCGTGCCCGACATCGGGGCGTCCAGGCCGGCGAGCAGGCGCAGCGTCGTCGTCTTGCCGGAGCCGGACTCGCCGACCAGGCCGAACCGCTCCCCCGCGGCGACCTCGAGCGAGATCCCCCGCAGGGCGTCGACGACGACGCCACCCGAGCGGTGGTACCGCTTGGTGACGTCGACGAGCCGGACGGCCGGCGCCCTGCCGGCTCGCCCGGCCACGTCGTCCCCGGCGGGCGGCTCGGCCTCCCGCAGGACCGTCGCGCGCGGCGGCAGCGTCGACGCGGCCAGGAGCCGGCGCGTGTACGCGTGCTGCGGGTCCGCGAAGACGTCCGCGACCGGCCCCTCCTCGACGACGACGCCGTCCTTCATCACGACGACGCGCTCGCACACCGTCGACACCACGGCGAGGTCGTGCGTGATGAACAGCAGGCCCGTGCCGCGGCGGGCCACCAGGCGGCCCATGAGCTCGAGCACCTGGGCCTGGACGGTGACGTCGAGCGCCGTCGTCGGCTCGTCGGCGACGAGCAGCGCGGGGTCGTTGGCCAGCGCCATCGCGATCATCACGCGCTGCCGCTGGCCGCCGCTGAGCTGGTGCGGGTAGGCGTGCGCGGCGGCGGCCGGGTCGGGCAGGCCGACCTCCGCGAGCAGCTCCACGGCCCGCGCCCGGGCGGCGGCCCTGCGCCCGCCGCGACGCCCCGCGGCCCGCGCCGCCCCGCCGCCGGGACCCGCGGGACCCCGGTGCAGCGTGATCACCT
Coding sequences:
- a CDS encoding SDR family NAD(P)-dependent oxidoreductase, producing the protein MGTALVTGATAGLGLEFAWQLATARHHLVLVARDEARLEEVAGQLRAAAGVDVEVVRADLSVPDDVARVAERLRVTGEEDGETRRPVGLLVNNAGFGMRHRFTKDDLDSELRALDVMVRAVLVLSHAAAGQMKHRGRGAILNVGSVAALTATGTYSAHKAWVRTFTEGLAAELKGTGVTATVVAPGLTHTEFHARMHADTSGLPEIAWLDAPRVVADALADVRRGVVLSTPSLRYKAASAALRVAPRPTVRWFGKKRRL
- a CDS encoding dipeptide ABC transporter ATP-binding protein is translated as MTTPPSPPRAEPPPRATPQDPGAAPPALRVRDLTICTASDHTLLSGVSLTVAAGERVGLIGESGSGKSLTALAVLGLLADNLTATGQVDVAGEHDLLARSDRRLAPLRGSLVSMVFQEPMTALDPLVRVGRQVAEVITLHRGPAGPGGGAARAAGRRGGRRAAARARAVELLAEVGLPDPAAAAHAYPHQLSGGQRQRVMIAMALANDPALLVADEPTTALDVTVQAQVLELMGRLVARRGTGLLFITHDLAVVSTVCERVVVMKDGVVVEEGPVADVFADPQHAYTRRLLAASTLPPRATVLREAEPPAGDDVAGRAGRAPAVRLVDVTKRYHRSGGVVVDALRGISLEVAAGERFGLVGESGSGKTTTLRLLAGLDAPMSGTVEVAGVTLAGPAGVASARDVARVRSDLQMVFQDPRGSLDPRMAVADIVAEPLLNPANRRDLPEAATRAGRAGLVREILAAVGLPDDAATRYPHQFSGGQRQRVSIARALVCRPRVLVADEPVSALDVSVRAQVLDLLARLADERDLTLVLVSHDLAVVRHLCDRVAVMRSGEIVEQGPTERVWSAPRHAYTRALQAATPVLASAR